The Sphaerisporangium siamense genome includes the window AGGGCGCGGGCGGACAGCGCGGCCCGCAGCCCCTCGTCGGTGTGGCTCGGCGGCATGCGGACGTCGACCACGGCGAGGTCGGGCCGGTGCTCGCGCACGGCGTCGACGAGCCCCGGGCCGTCGCCGACCGTGGCGACCGTGGTGATGCCCCCGTCGGCGAGGAGCCTGGCGAGGCCCTCGCGCAGCAGCACCGAATCTTCGGCGATCACGACCCGCATCGCGCGCGCTTCCGTCACCACTCGTACGGTAGCCGCGCCCGGACGACCGTGGGGCCGCCCGGCGGGCTCTCGATGGTCAGCGTGCCGTCGATGGTCGCCGCGCGGTCGGCCAGCCCCGCCAGGCCGCCGCCGGGGACGGCCTCGGCGCCGCCGATCCCGTTGTCGCGCACCTCCACGACCACCCGGTGGCCCTCCCGTCCCACCAGCACCGACGCCTCGGTGGCGACCGAGTGCTTGGCGACGTTGGCCAGCGACTCGGCGACGATGAAGTACGCGATGCTCTCGACCGCGGCGGGCGGGCGCTCGTCCAGCTCGACCACGACGTCCACGCGGTTCGGCGCCCGCGCGGCCAGCGCCGACAGGGCGGCGTCCAGGCCCCGGTCGGTCAGGATGGCCGGGTAGATGCCCCGCGCGAGGTCGCGCAGCTCGGCGATCGCGGCCTTGGCGTCGGCGTGGGCGCGGGCGAGCAGCTCCCTGGCCTCCTCGGGCGCGGAGTCGAACTTCGCCTGGGCCCTGCCGAGCTCCATCGCCACCGACAGCAGCCGCTGCTGGGCCCCGTCGTGCAGGTCACGCTCGATCCTGCGCCGCTCGGCCTCGGCGGCGTCCACTCCCCTGGCCCGGCTGGCCCGCAGGTGCCTGACCCGCGCCTCGTCCCCGGGGCCGAGCAGCGCGACGGCGAGCAGGCCGTGCAGCCAGGCCATGCCCCGCGTGACGTACAGCGTGACCACCAGCGCCGCGACCCCGCAGAGCGCCCAGGGCAGCGAACCGGGCAGGGAGTCGATCACGAGGCCGTCGCTGATCACCGTGATGTCGCCGGACAGCACCACCACCGGCTGGGCGAGCAGCCCGATCGCGCACGACCACAGCGTCAGGGAGACCAGGAACTCGCTCAGGCCGAGCGGGAACAGCAGCAGCAGGTAGCCGAGGTCCTTCCAGGTGGCGGGGTCGCCGATCAGCCAGCCGAGATGCCGCACCAACCCCGACTCCGGCCTCGGCCGGTAGGGATCGGGGATGACGACGCCGAACGCCAGGCGCAGCACCCGCCGCTCCAGCATGGCGCCGCCACGCCACAACAGCATCGCCAGCAACAGCAGCGGCAGCCCGGCCCACACGATGACCAGCGCGAGCGCCGTGGAGAGCCCCACGGCGAGGATCACGAACCAGGCGGTGCCCGTGGCGAAGCCGGCCACGAGGAGGTACGGCACCGCGCGCCACGTCATCGGGTCGATCAGCAGCCCCAGCGGGCCGTACGGCCCGAGCGGGACGCGGTGGCGCAACGGCCGGCGCGCCGTCGCATCGACGGTCATTCGCGTGTCCTCCGGTCGAACGTCGGCCGCGTGGTGCGCGTCGGCCCTGACGTCACGAGCCTCCCAAGCCGCGGGGCGCCGCGCCATGGAGCGGGCGTCACCCGTTGCCGTAGGGCTGGCCCCACCCCCAGGACGCGGGCACGGCGAAGGCGGGCATGGCGAGGGCGGCGGGCCGGTGTGGCCCGCCGCCCTGTCATGCGCCTGCCGGCGCGGGAGGTCAGTCGCGGTCGGAGCTGACCGTGGTCTTCTGGACCTGGAGCAGGAACTCGGCGTTGGACTGCGTCTCGCGCATCTTCTCCAGCAGGAGCTCCAGCGCCTGCTGCATGTCGAGCGCGTGGAGCACCCGGCGCAGCTTCCAGACGATCTGCAACTCGTCCCGGGACAGCAGGATCTCCTCCTTGCGGGTGCCGGACGCGTCGACGTCCACCGCGGGGAAGATACGCTTGTCGGCCAGGGACCTGTTGAGCTTCAGCTCGGCGTTGCCGGTGCCCTTGAACTCCTCGAAGATGACCTCGTCCATCTTGGAGCCGGTCTCGACCAGCGCCGTGGCGAGGATCGTCAGCGAGCCGCCGTTCTCGATGTTGCGGGCCGCGCCGAAGAACCGCTTCGGCGGGTACAGCGCGGTCGAATCGACACCACCGGACAGGATGCGCCCGGAGGCCGGGGCCGCCAGGTTGTAGGCACGGCCGAGGCGGGTGATGGAGTCGAGCAGCACCACGACGTCGTGACCGAGCTCCACCAGCCGCTTGGCGCGCTCGATGGCGAGCTCGGCGACCGTGGTGTGGTCCTCGGCGGGACGGTCGAAGGTCGAGTGGATGACCTCGCCCTTCACCGAGCGCTGCATGTCGGTGACCTCTTCCGGCCGCTCGTCGACGAGGACGACCATGAGGTGGCACTCGGGGTTGTTGCGCGTGATCGCGTTGGCGATCGCCTGGAGGACCATCGTCTTACCGGCCTTGGGCGGCGAGACGATCAGACCGCGCTGGCCCTTGCCGATGGGGGCGACCAGGTCGATGATGCGCGTGGTGAGGATGTTGGGGTCGGTCTCCAGCCTCAGGCGCTCCTGCGGGTAGAGCGGCGTCAGCTTGGTGAAGTCCGGCCGGTTGCGCGACTGCTCGGGGTCCATGCCGTTGACCGTGTCGAGCCGCACGAGCGCGTTGAACTTCTCGCGGCGCTCGCCGTCGCGGGGCTGGCGGACCGCTCCGGTGATCACGTCGCCCTTGCGCAGGCCGTTGCGGCGGATCTGCGCCAGCGAGACGTACACGTCGTTCGCGCCGGGCAGGTAGCCGCTGGTGCGCACGAACGCGTAGTTGTCGAGGATGTCGAGGATGCCCGCGATGGGGATCAGGACGTCGTCGTCGCCGATCACCGGCTCGTTGCCGTCGAAGCGGTCACGGCCCCGGCGGTTGCGCTCCCTGAACCGGCCGCGGCGTCCGCGACGGTCGTCGTCGCCCTGCGGGTCGCCGCCGCGCGGGTCGCCGCCGCGCGGGTCGCGGTCACGCCCCTGGGCCTGGTCGCGGTCACGGTCACGGTCGCGGTCGCGGCCCTGCGCCTGGTCACGGGACTGCTCGCGCCCCTGCGGGCGGGTGTCGCCCGCGTCGGCGGCCCGCTGCTCAGGACGGCTGTTGTCGCCGCGGTTGTCGGGACGGTTGTCGCCGCGCTCGCGGCGCTCGCCCCGGCTGCGGCGCTCGCGGCGGGACTCGGCGCGCTCGGGGCGCGCTTCCGGCTGGACGGCCTGGGCGGGCTCGGCGGCCACGGCGGCGGGGGCGGCCTGCTCGGCGGGCTGCGCCTCGGCGGCCGGGGCGCGCTCCTCGCGCACTTCGGCGACGGTCTCGGCGGGCGCCGGGCGGGAACGTTCCCGCCGGGTGCGGGTGGGGCGCTCGGCCGCCGGCTCCGCCGTGACGGCGGAAGCGACGGGGGCCGGCGCGGCGGCGGGGGCCTCGGCGGCGGGAGAGGCACCGTCGGCGGAAACGCCCTGCTTCTCCTGGATGGCCGCGATGAGCTGGCTCTTGCGCATCCGCCCCGTCCCGCTGATGCCCAGGCTCGACGCGAGAGCCTGCAACTCGGGCAGCACCATGGCCGCGAGGCCGGTGCCGGAGCGACGGCGCGGCCGGGCCGCGGCGCGGGTGGGGGTGTCGCCGGCGACCGGCGACACTGTGCCGGTGGCGTCGGAGAGGAGTTCGGTGGTGTCGCTCAACTAAAAGGTCCTTCCCAGGGGTCGGGCGTCGGCCACGATCAGCCAGGCGTCCCGGTGGTGCGACCCGGCGGGACAGACCGGGTCGGGCTGGACGAACTTCTAAGGTGTCGGGAAGCCGGTGCGTCGAACCGGCACAGAGCCGTCACCGTCGAGATTCGCGAGCCGTTGGGGGCCCGGGGGTCGCCCCCCGGCTGGTTACCGCCGACCAGATGTCGATGCCAGTCGAACGCGCATGTCCCCGATTACGCCGCTTCTCGACACGCCAACCGGATGTGGACCAACCGGAGGCGATGAATTCGGGAAGCCCGCTGAGCGGCCCGCGTCTGACGACACGAGGCGCGATCCAGCGATGTATGGCTGACAAGCACGCACCCGCAACGGGGGCATCTGGTGCGGCTATCAGCCTAACATCACCAGCGCACACTGCTATTCCCTGAAGGTCGAAGATGCATCAGCGTGTCTCGGGAAATTGAACGGCCGCACCGGATCGGTCGACGTCCAATGGCTGGATGTGCCAGTCATTACCCACTTCCGACGCGATCAAATCATGGGTATCCGGCGTTCCGAACACGAGAACCGTCGGACCGGCCCCCGATACGACCGCGGGAACGCCCGCCACGCGCAGACGTTGTACCAGATCGGCCGTGCCCGGCATGGCAGGCGCGCGGTAGGCCTGGTGCAAACGATCTTCTGTGGCGGCCAGCAGAACCTCGCTCCGCGGACACTGGGTCAGCGCCGCGATGAGCAGGGCGGCGCGTCCGGCGTTCGCGGCCGCGTCGGCGTGCGGTACGTCCTTCGGCAGGAGCCCGCGCGCCGTCTCGGTGGAAAGCCGGGTTCTCGGCACGAACACCACTGGTCGGACGCCCCCGTGCGGGCTCAGTTCCAGCTTACGCGGCCTTCCGGACAGCTCCGTCCACGCGATGGTGAGGCCGCCGGAAAGGCACGGCGCGACGTTGTCCGGATGGCCCTCCATCTCGGTGGCCAGCGCGAACACCTCGTCGTCCGTCAGGGCGTCCGCGCCGAGCGCGCGGGCGGCGAGCAGCCCCGCGCAGATCGCCGCCGAGGACGACCCGAGGCCGCGCGCGTGCGGGATGCGGTTGTGACAGCGCAGCCGGATGCCGCGCGGCTGGGGCACGCCCGCCCGGTCGTAGGCGGCCCGCATCGCCCTGACGATCAGGTGACCCTCGCCGAGATCGAGCTCGCCGGCGCCTTCCCCCTCGACGGAGACCTGGACCGAGCGCGCGGCCGGGGAACCGCCCACGTCGTCGTGGACGCTCGCCTCGATCTCGTCGTACAGCGCGAGGGCCAGCCCGAGCGAGTCGAAGCCGGGCCCGAGATTGGCACTGGTGGCGGGCACGCGGACGACGACGCTGCTCGATGCCATGCGGTTCCTCGGATTCATGTGGGTCATGGGGAAAAAGTGATCTCGGTGGCGCCGAGACCCGTATTGAGCGATTCACGAGCGCCCGTGAGCGATTCACGCTCATGAACGATTCACGAACGCCGTTTCCCGGGGCTTTCCGGGCCGGCCCCAGGGGGCCACCGGTCGCGGCCCGGGGGCGAACGCCGTCGTTCCCGGGGTGACGCCCGCGAGGACAGGGGTCACCGGGCGAGGGTCTCGGGGGGCGTCCAGAAACTCGCGGCCGCCTTTGGCCCGCGCTCCCCCGCGCATCCCGTGCCCGGCACCGGAGACCGGCGGCCCTGCCGGTCCTTCCCGTGCGCATCCGGGTGTCGCCGGACATGATGCCGGGTCGGGCGGGATTCGTCCAGAGGTAGGGCGGCGGGCGCGTCAGGCCAGTTCGAGCGCGCCCGCGGCGGCGAAGGCGTCGACGGGGATCGTCAGCGGGGTCGGCGCCCCGGAGATGGCCCAGTCGGGGTCCTTGAGGCCGTTGCCGGTGACCGTGCAGACGACGCGCTCGCCGTGCCGCAGCATGCCCTGCTCGTGGGCCTGGAGCAGGCCGGCCACGCTCGCGGCCGAGGCCAGCTCGACGAACACGCCCTCCTCCTGCGCGAGCAGCTTGTACGCCGCGGCGATCTGGCGGTCGGTGACGGCCTGGATGGCGCCGCCGGACTCGTCGCGGGCCGCCTCGGCGAGCCGCCAGGACGCCGGGTTGCCGATGCGGATGGCCGTGGCGATCGTGTGCGGGTGGGTGACCGGGGCGCCCTGGACGATGGGCGCGGCGCCGCTGGCCTGGAAGCCGAGCATGCGCGGGGTGCGGGTGGCGACGCCGTCGCGGGCGTACTCGCGGTAGCCCATCCAGTAGGCGGAGATGTTGCCCGCGTTGCCGACGGGGATGCAGTGGACGTCCGGCGCGTCGCCGAGGGCGTCGACGATCTCGAACGCGGCGGTCTTCTGTCCCTGGAGCCGGTGGGGGTTCACCGAGTTGACCAGGGCGATCGGGAAGTTCTCCGCGAGCTTCCTGGTCATTTCGAGGCAGTCGTCGAAGGAGCCGTCGACCTGGAGCAGCTTGGCGCCGTGCACGAGGGCCTGGGCCAGCTTGCCCATGGCGATCTTGCCGCGCGGCACCAGGACCGCGCAGGTGAGCCCGGCGCGTACGGCGTAGGCCGCGGCGGAGGCGCTGGTGTTGCCCGTGGAAGCGCAGATGACGGCCTTGGCGCCCTCTTCGACCGCCTTGCTGATGGCCACGGTCATGCCCCGGTCCTTGAAGCTGCCGGTGGGGTTGAGGCCCTCGACCTTGAGGCTGACCTCGCAGCCGGTGAGGTCGGACAGGCGCCGCGCGGGAACGAGCGGCGTACCCCCCTCCAGCAGGGTGACCACGGGCGTCGTCGTGGTCACGGGGAGCCTGTCACGGTATTCCTCGATGAGGCCACGCCATGCCCTGAACATCGTCGCTCCTCCCGCGCCCGGCCGGGCGATCGTCGCACGGCGGCGCGTAACCATGGGTCCGCTACCAGCGGTATCAGGACACCGAGTCTACGGGGACGCCCACGGCGCCGCGTCCGTTGTCCACAGGCTGGACGGGCGTTTCCCCGCCACCCGCGAGCTTCGCGCCACTCGCGGAACGTCCGGCGGGGAGAACTTCGGATCGCTCATCACTTCGGAAAAGCCTGTACAACTCACTCTTTACCGCCATTTACCAATAAATGGGAAAGGCGCGCATGATCGACGGGATCGCGGGAAAGGTGCGTCCGCCACCGCCCTCCCGCACGCTCTTACGAAGCTCTCAGGATCCTTGGGTAGGGTCGGCACCCGGCGGCGAAGCGAACCGACGAAGGAGCACCACCGTGCCCGTCTCCCCGCGGACGGGACCGGCGACCACCGGTCTCGACCAGGGAAAGCCCACGACCCGTGGCCGAGGCGACCGGCCCAGGATCCGCCACAACGACTACTCCCCGCTCGTCCCACCCCCGCTCGGCGGCTGGAAGCCCGAGCTGCCGGTGAGCGTGGTCATCCCGGCCCACGGCGGACAGCACCGGCTCGACCTCACGCTCGCCGCCCTCGCCGCGCAGACCTACCCGGCCGGGCTGCTTGAGGTCATCGTCGTCGACGACGGCAGCGAGCCGCCCCTGCGCCTGCCGGCCGACCGCCCCGAGAACACCCGGCTCGTGCCCGCCGCGCCCGGCGGCTGGGGGACGGCGCACGCCCTCAACACCGGCGCCGCCCACGCCGAGGGCGCGATCATCCAGCGCCTCGACTCCGACATGGTGATCTACCGCGAGCACATCGAGGCGCTGGCGCGCTGGCACCACCTCACCGACTACGTCGTCACCATCGGCGCCAAGGTCTTCCTGGAGGAGCCGCCGCTCACCGCCGCGCAGGTGCGCGCCGCCGTGGCCGCGGGCGACCTGGACTCGCTCTTCGACATCGCGGCGGCGATCCCCAGCAGCACCGAGGCGACGATCCGCCGCCTGGACGGGCTGCGCGCCAGCAAGAACCCCTACCACGTCTGCACCGGCCCCACCGTGTCGCTGCGGCGCGACCTGTTCCGCGCGGCCGGGGGCCTGGACCCCGCGGTGCTGCGGGGCGAGGACACCGAGTTCGCCTACCGCCTGGCGACGCGCGGCGCCGTCTTCGTCCCCGACATGGCGGCCTGTGCCGTCCACCTGGGCATCCCCGCCCAGCGCCTCGACCCCGACGCCACCGTGCGCGTGGTCGCGCCCTTCCTCGCCCAGCGGGTGCCGCTGCGCCGCGACCTGCGCAAGGAGCGCGGCAGGCGCTGGCTGGTCCCCTACGTCGAGGTCGTGCTGGACGCCACGGGGCGCGCCGAGCCGGAGGTCCGCGCGGCCGTCGGCGCGGCGCTGAACGGCGGCCTGCCCGACGTCACGGTTACGCTGCTCGGGCCGTGGGCGTCGCTCACCGAGGGCCGTCACCCCGTGCTCGGCGACCCGCACTTCGAGGCGCGGCTGATCCGCGAGCAGTTCCGGCACGACCCCGCCGTCACCCTGGCCGCAGAGGCGCCGCGCGACCCCGCACCCGTCCCGTTCCGCTACACCGGTCCCGTGGACGTCCCCCTGGCGCGCCGCTCCCTGGAACAGATGATCAAGACACTGTCCGAGACCCGGGCAGGACTGCTGGTGGTCGAGTTCCCCGACGGCCGCACCGCCCGCCTCGAACGCACCGAGGCGGTGAACCGCGCCCGCCTGCTCGCCGCGGAAGGCGAGGACCTCGCCGAGGTCATCGCGCTGACCCACGGCGTACGGCACGCGTCGTCCGCGGAGTACTGGCCCTCCCCCGCCAAGGACGACGGACCCCAGCAGACCCCGCGACGTCCCGCCGACGGCGACGGCCGGCCCCCCCGAGACGGCGCCCCCTCCACACCCGGAGCCCCGGAGAAGCTGGTCAAAAGGCTGAGAACGGCCCTACGCGGCCGCTGAGGCCCCACCTGCCGTCCGAGGCGCCCGTCAGGCGCCCTGGTCGTCGGCGGGTTCCGGCGGGCCGGTCCGGCGGGCCGAGATGCGTTTGATCACTGTGCGGAAGCGGCTCGCCTTGAGCCGGGCGACCTCCCTGCGCAGGCCGCCCACCTCGCGCCGCAGGTCGACGGCGGACTTGCGCCACCGCCCCGCCTCCTCGCGCCACTTGGCGATCTGGCCGCGCAGGCGCTCGGCCTCCTTGGTGAGCCTGGCGATCTCCGCTTCGGCCTCCAGGCGCGCCCGGTAGGACATGCGGCGGCCCTTGATCTGCGGCGCCTGCCCGGCGGGCACGAACCCCAGGGTCTCGCCGTCGGTCCACAGCGTCCCGTACACCTCGTCCACGAGGTCGTCCAGGGCGTCCGGGGCGTTCCAGGTCCCCGCAGCCTCCTCCGTCTCCGGAGCCTCCGAAGTCGTGGGGGCCCCCGGGGTCATCGAGGTGCCGGACGTCGCGGCGGTGAGCTCTGCGCGTTCGAAGGCGGAGCGCCGTTCCAGGCGGGCCGTGACCAGGCCCTGCGGCCCTTCGGCGAGCAGGACGCCGACCAGCCCGTGGTCGCCCTCGACGGCCAGGTCGAGGAGCCGGGCGAGGCTGTCCTCCCCCGGCACCCACCCCGCGGGCAGCCGCAGCCGGTACGGCGCGAGGCGCGCGGGCTCGGCGGCGGCGAACCGCACCCGCGCGTCGTGGGCGTAGTGGCCGCGCAGCAGCGTGAGGTCGAGCCGGGGATCGCTCAGCGGGGCCCTGCGGTCGGGCGTGAGGGTGTCCCAGGGCCCGGCGAGCACCACCGACACGTCGGGGACGGTGCCGGCGAGCACGGCGTCCACGGTCGCGCGCGTCTCGTCGTACCCCTCGGCCGCCACCAGGACGTCGAGATAGGGCACCTTCCACTGACGGGTGGGGT containing:
- a CDS encoding sensor histidine kinase is translated as MTVDATARRPLRHRVPLGPYGPLGLLIDPMTWRAVPYLLVAGFATGTAWFVILAVGLSTALALVIVWAGLPLLLLAMLLWRGGAMLERRVLRLAFGVVIPDPYRPRPESGLVRHLGWLIGDPATWKDLGYLLLLFPLGLSEFLVSLTLWSCAIGLLAQPVVVLSGDITVISDGLVIDSLPGSLPWALCGVAALVVTLYVTRGMAWLHGLLAVALLGPGDEARVRHLRASRARGVDAAEAERRRIERDLHDGAQQRLLSVAMELGRAQAKFDSAPEEARELLARAHADAKAAIAELRDLARGIYPAILTDRGLDAALSALAARAPNRVDVVVELDERPPAAVESIAYFIVAESLANVAKHSVATEASVLVGREGHRVVVEVRDNGIGGAEAVPGGGLAGLADRAATIDGTLTIESPPGGPTVVRARLPYEW
- the rho gene encoding transcription termination factor Rho, with protein sequence MSDTTELLSDATGTVSPVAGDTPTRAAARPRRRSGTGLAAMVLPELQALASSLGISGTGRMRKSQLIAAIQEKQGVSADGASPAAEAPAAAPAPVASAVTAEPAAERPTRTRRERSRPAPAETVAEVREERAPAAEAQPAEQAAPAAVAAEPAQAVQPEARPERAESRRERRSRGERRERGDNRPDNRGDNSRPEQRAADAGDTRPQGREQSRDQAQGRDRDRDRDRDQAQGRDRDPRGGDPRGGDPQGDDDRRGRRGRFRERNRRGRDRFDGNEPVIGDDDVLIPIAGILDILDNYAFVRTSGYLPGANDVYVSLAQIRRNGLRKGDVITGAVRQPRDGERREKFNALVRLDTVNGMDPEQSRNRPDFTKLTPLYPQERLRLETDPNILTTRIIDLVAPIGKGQRGLIVSPPKAGKTMVLQAIANAITRNNPECHLMVVLVDERPEEVTDMQRSVKGEVIHSTFDRPAEDHTTVAELAIERAKRLVELGHDVVVLLDSITRLGRAYNLAAPASGRILSGGVDSTALYPPKRFFGAARNIENGGSLTILATALVETGSKMDEVIFEEFKGTGNAELKLNRSLADKRIFPAVDVDASGTRKEEILLSRDELQIVWKLRRVLHALDMQQALELLLEKMRETQSNAEFLLQVQKTTVSSDRD
- the thrB gene encoding homoserine kinase translates to MASSSVVVRVPATSANLGPGFDSLGLALALYDEIEASVHDDVGGSPAARSVQVSVEGEGAGELDLGEGHLIVRAMRAAYDRAGVPQPRGIRLRCHNRIPHARGLGSSSAAICAGLLAARALGADALTDDEVFALATEMEGHPDNVAPCLSGGLTIAWTELSGRPRKLELSPHGGVRPVVFVPRTRLSTETARGLLPKDVPHADAAANAGRAALLIAALTQCPRSEVLLAATEDRLHQAYRAPAMPGTADLVQRLRVAGVPAVVSGAGPTVLVFGTPDTHDLIASEVGNDWHIQPLDVDRSGAAVQFPETR
- the thrC gene encoding threonine synthase, with product MFRAWRGLIEEYRDRLPVTTTTPVVTLLEGGTPLVPARRLSDLTGCEVSLKVEGLNPTGSFKDRGMTVAISKAVEEGAKAVICASTGNTSASAAAYAVRAGLTCAVLVPRGKIAMGKLAQALVHGAKLLQVDGSFDDCLEMTRKLAENFPIALVNSVNPHRLQGQKTAAFEIVDALGDAPDVHCIPVGNAGNISAYWMGYREYARDGVATRTPRMLGFQASGAAPIVQGAPVTHPHTIATAIRIGNPASWRLAEAARDESGGAIQAVTDRQIAAAYKLLAQEEGVFVELASAASVAGLLQAHEQGMLRHGERVVCTVTGNGLKDPDWAISGAPTPLTIPVDAFAAAGALELA
- a CDS encoding glycosyltransferase — its product is MPVSPRTGPATTGLDQGKPTTRGRGDRPRIRHNDYSPLVPPPLGGWKPELPVSVVIPAHGGQHRLDLTLAALAAQTYPAGLLEVIVVDDGSEPPLRLPADRPENTRLVPAAPGGWGTAHALNTGAAHAEGAIIQRLDSDMVIYREHIEALARWHHLTDYVVTIGAKVFLEEPPLTAAQVRAAVAAGDLDSLFDIAAAIPSSTEATIRRLDGLRASKNPYHVCTGPTVSLRRDLFRAAGGLDPAVLRGEDTEFAYRLATRGAVFVPDMAACAVHLGIPAQRLDPDATVRVVAPFLAQRVPLRRDLRKERGRRWLVPYVEVVLDATGRAEPEVRAAVGAALNGGLPDVTVTLLGPWASLTEGRHPVLGDPHFEARLIREQFRHDPAVTLAAEAPRDPAPVPFRYTGPVDVPLARRSLEQMIKTLSETRAGLLVVEFPDGRTARLERTEAVNRARLLAAEGEDLAEVIALTHGVRHASSAEYWPSPAKDDGPQQTPRRPADGDGRPPRDGAPSTPGAPEKLVKRLRTALRGR
- a CDS encoding glycosyltransferase family 2 protein; protein product: MTPMARHVRGNDYTVLDPPALGAWTPTLRVSVVIPAHGAQDKLDLALAALAAQTYPAELLDVIVVDNGSSPALRLPLIRPAGTRLIVCDTPGRADARNAGLAAATGDVVHWLDSDVVADPREVEAHMRWHHLAPYLVVTSYLRFTTAALPAPEVVAAGKDLAELFEPAEPHEWLVDLVGRTRGLTQAPSRAFSLHVGGATSVGRRLIERAGPMDVDLPLGQDTEMGYRLAQAGAVFVPEPLAKGYHLGPSMRMRDKERIDRVSHALIGDRIPHYRWLRGHPTRQWKVPYLDVLVAAEGYDETRATVDAVLAGTVPDVSVVLAGPWDTLTPDRRAPLSDPRLDLTLLRGHYAHDARVRFAAAEPARLAPYRLRLPAGWVPGEDSLARLLDLAVEGDHGLVGVLLAEGPQGLVTARLERRSAFERAELTAATSGTSMTPGAPTTSEAPETEEAAGTWNAPDALDDLVDEVYGTLWTDGETLGFVPAGQAPQIKGRRMSYRARLEAEAEIARLTKEAERLRGQIAKWREEAGRWRKSAVDLRREVGGLRREVARLKASRFRTVIKRISARRTGPPEPADDQGA